GCTAGACCCGGCGCGGGCCGCGATGTTGACCACAACTTTGTCATGTTGCAATGGACTTTGTAACAAAATGTTTCTGATGATCGGGTCTGTACCTGGAAAAAACGTATCGGTCAGGCGTCGCTTTGTCTTGAGATCCATTATCTATTCCTGCAGCAGTTTGAAATAGAACTCTTCTACAGCACGAATATGTTTCTCCATGCTGATTAAAGAGAGGTCGTCAACCGGTGCGATGGGAGGGCTGTTGAGCAGAACATCAAGCATTTCATCCAATGAATGCACATGGTATCCTACACCGTGTTTCTCACACCACTTTCCAGCTGTTGCATTATTCATAACTATCGGGCAAGCCCCGGAAAAAATGTAGTCGAATAATTTGTTTGGCAAAATGCTGTTGAGAAAAAGAAGTTTGTCTTTTTCATGAATATCTTCGATATTAAAGGCAGCTAGACCCCATTGGTATTGACCCAGTTCGTCCAGTAATTGTTCATATGGAACCTGTTGGTGGAAATGGAAGAATGTTGTGGATTGATCAAGGTGGATATATGAGGATAATACTTTTGGATTAAAGATAGAGCAGTAAACGTGTACATGGATGCCCTTCTCCACCATGGCTTTGAAAAATGGATAGTAATTCCTATATTCTAATGGATGTATACCGCTATCCAAGATCATACCTTGATATACAAGGTGATTTCCCGGCAACTTTTTACGTTGTACACGTGGAACATTTTCCACAAGGCAATAGCATGGCAATGCAATAATGTTGTCAACATTATAACGCTTGCTAATCACGTCCACCAACGTATTCGTAACCATGATCACGCCGTCGCTTTCCTCAAAGCAGCGTCGTTCGTTCTCGCGCCTTTCTGGGTCAAGCTGCTGGCGTAATCCGGTCACATCGTGGCAGTCATAGACGACAGGGCAGTTGCTGGCGTTTTGTGTTGCCACCACGGTCGGCATGTTCGGCTCGTTGTGGCAGTGAACGATGTCCCAGCAGTCTTTGCGTATAATTTCGGCGAGTTGATCATAATCCGCATATTTATATATTGTATCTATATACTGGGTGATGTCAGGATGCTGATCATTTTTTTCGCAAGCAATATCTATGCTGTGCCCCAATCCAGTCAGGGCCACGGCTTCCTTGTAGGCTCGGGCGCAAGGATTTTTGTGGACGAATAGAATCCTGAGGTTCTTACTCATTGGTTGTGTGCTCCCGTGAGGGTCAGATTGCTATGCCGGAATCTAAACGGTTCTGTAAGTCTTGAGCAATTCTTATGCCGGCATTTCCGTCCCATAAGGGGATTTTGGGGGGGGCGCTTCGTGTTGTTGCGATTGTCTGTGCATATATTTCAGGTAATTGGTTTGGCTCGACAAGCTGGTTTGTTCCCATTGTGCAGGTGATTGGCCGCTCAGTGTTCGGCCGCAAGGTCAGACACGGTATGCCAAGGTATGAGGTTTCTTCCTGAATTCCGCCAGAGTCGGTGATTATCGTGGCGGCAGACTCCACCAAGGAAAGAAAATCAAGATACCCCAAGGGGGCGATCAAAACGATTGAGGGATGGCTACTTAAGAGTTTGTGATAATTGAGTCGTTTCAGGCTCTCTACGGTTCTTGGGTGAACAGGAAAGATGATTTGTGTTTCGTCGGCAAGGGAGCAGAGTCCTTTTATGATATTGTAGAGTCTTTGCGGAGAGTCCACATTGGCAGGCCGATGCAGAGTGACCACGCTGTAGGACTGAGGTCGTGCGGCATACGATTTCCATGCGGCTCTTTTTCGGATGCTGGGGAGCAGGTGAACCAGCGAGTCGATCATGCAGTTCCCCACGCGGGAAATTTTCTCCGGGGGTATCCCTTCAGAACGGAGATTCGCGTCGGCATCTGCAGAAGGGGACCAAAGAATGGATGCTAGTTGGTCTGTCAGAATGCGGTTAATTTCTTCCGGCATTGTTCTGTCCCTGCTGCGCAGTCCTGACTCGATGTGAGCGACAGGGATGTGGAGCTTTACAGCGGCTAGGGCACAGGCCAATGTTGAATTGACATCACCTGCGACAATGCAGATGTCGGGTTTGGTTTCTTGGAGAAAGTCTTCGTAGGCCGTCAATACACCGGCCGTTTGATGGGCATGGCTGCCTGAGCCGACGGCAAAGTTGTGTTGTGGGGCTGGCAGAGACAACTCCGCGAGCAGCTGATCAGAAAGGCACGGGTCATAGTGCTGCCCTGTATGGAGCAGGGTGACGGAAAAATTTTCTTTGCAGCTCAGGGCATGGTAAACAGGTGCAACCTTCATGATGTTTGGTCGTGCTGCGATGACAAGGTGTACAGTATACATTGCGTTTAGTTCTTCTCATCTTTTTTGATATGTAAAGACTAATTTTTATACGGTTGCCGTTTTGTTTTTTTGGGGAGTGCCTTTATTTGTTGTTATCTTGCTGGAAAGTGTAATCCAATCTCTTCCGATCGCCATTCTCTGTATGCAGCAGATGGAAAACGCGAGGCATAGGAAAGCATATTCAACTCTAGCTTAGCAAGCTGTTGAAAGCCGCACAATTGCCGCGTGCTTCAAAAACTTCAGATCTCGCGTACCGGAGGTACACGTTGACCTTGACGTTTATTTGTGCCTTGCACTCATACATTCTTACGCAGCCTGCAGTATTGGTTTTCAAAGGCCAATTGGCGCTGTTGGCCAAAAAACTGGCAAAACAGGAGTTTCAAAATGTATTATAGCAACTGCCAATCATCGACTCAAGCCCCTGGGGCTTTGACTTCTATACTCCTTCCAGGCGAATTTCCCTTCGGGACTTGGCGGAAATAGGGGAATGTGGCATGCTATAGATGGTTCCCTGCTTAGGTGGAGTCCAGTGGATCGGCGGGGTGAAATGTTGTTGTTTTCTTTTTGGAATCATTGCAAAAGGAGGGCAGCCCCGGGACGTCCCCCTGGGGTGTGTGACGCCACTAGGGGATGAAACGGGATTTGCATGAGTAGCAAGCCGGAAACAGTGGAGCGTGAGCTTCGCGAATTGCGCCGACAATTTCGTGAGCTTGAGCGCGAGCACCAGGTCTTGTCGGAAAAGTACGAACGGACTCGGGCAAGGGAAAAGGCCAAGGAACGTCTTGGTGATATTTCCACCCAGGCCGTGGTTTCGTTTACGTCTTCCGGGAATGTGGCGCGGTGCAACATGGCCTTTGCGACCTTGCTGGGAGCTGTTCCCGAAGCACTGACCGGCAGTGATCTGCGATCCGAGCTTTCCTCTGCGGCCTTGCAGCGTCTGCATACGTTGCTGGACACGATTCAACGGCAGGGCGAGTCCCGAGGGAATCCCTGGAGTGTTGAGCCGCGGGATGGACCTTCTGTTTGGTTATTGCTGGACGGCGTGTTTCTGGGCGGCGATCCCGAACAGGGGACCGTGTATTGCGCGCTTCGCCCGGCGCCAGGGGATGACGCCACGCAGTCCCTACTGGAAGATACCTCGCATTTCCGCACCATGTTTTATGAAGATCCCGCCATCCGGCTGCTTATTGATCCGGAACGGCAAGAGATCGTGGACGCCAACAATGCGGCGGTTGAATTCTACGGGTACAACCGCCAGGAGTTTCAGGGACTTCCGCTCAGTTCCGTCAACCCGCTGATGAAGCGAGGGCTGGATCGCGCCCTGGAGCGGACGCGGGAAAGCAGTCGCAAGCATTTTCGGTTCAAGCACATCCTGAAAAACGGAGAAATCCGGGAAGTTGACGTGTTCAGCGGTCCACTGGAGATGCAGGGACGAAAATTCGTGTATTCCGTGGTGCATGATGCAACGGAGTGGCGGCGCGCAGAACGCCGTTTGCGGGAGTACTCGGCCCTGCTTTCGGGCATCATGCAGAATTCCGCGCCCATGATCTACGCCAAGGATCGGGCCGGTCGTTTTATTTATTGCAACGTGAGCATGTGCAACTACCTGGAGCGGCCGCAGGAAGAGATTCTCGGCCGGACCGACAGGGAGCTTTTTCCCGAGGACCGCGCCAGGGAGCACCGGCGCTGGGACTGGATGACCATGGAAACGGGCGAGGCATCCACTCATGAGGTGTTGGTCTGGCACGAGGATCGCGAATACTATTGGATGGTCACCAAGTTTCCCATGCGGGATGAACGGCAGCGGATTTTTGGAGTTTGCGGCATTTCCACGGACATTACCGAACGCCGGGTTGCCGAGCGCGAAGTGGAGGCCATGAACCAGCAGTTGGCTGCGGTGAATGAGCAGTTGCTCGCCTCTAATGAGGAAATGCAGGGCGAGGTGGAGCGACGGCGGCTCATGGAACAGGAACTGCGCGAACGCGAGGCCCAGGTGCGGGGGATTCTTCGGGCCGCTCCCGTGGGCATCGGCATGCAGCGCAACGGTGTTGTGCGGTGGAGCAATGAACAGCTTGCGCACATGCTGGGACATACCCGCGAGGAACTGGACGGCATGTCTGCGGCAAAGCTGTATCCGTCCGATGCGGAGCACGCCAGGATACAGCGGTTCAAAGAGGAGCAGCTTGGGTCGCATGGCAGCAGCTCCGTGGAAACCAGGCTTCGGCATCGGGATGGATTCGAGCTGGACGTGTTGCTCAGCTTTTCCAGTCTCCGGTCCGGGGAACCGGACGAGGGGGTGATTTTTTCCGCCCTGGACGTGACCGAGCGCAATCGATTCGTCCGGGAATTGGAGCGCACGCGCGATGCCGCCGAGGTTGCCTCGCGTGCCAAGGGGGAATTCGTGGCCAATATGAGTCACGAAATTCGGACCCCGCTCAACGGGATCATGGGCATGCTCCAGCTCATGGGCATCACAGCGCTCACCGAAGAACAGAAAGAGTACGTGGACACGGCACTGGATTCGGCCCGGGGACTGATGAGCGTGCTCAACGACATTCTGGATTTTTCCCTCATCGAGTCGGGCAAGCTGGTTTTGCGGCGGGAGCCGTTTCATCTGCGGGAATACCTCCAGCCCGTGGTGGTCATGTTCCGGGAGCAGGCCGCATCCAAGGGGCTGGATTTCGTGTTGGACATTCATCCGGATGTGCCGGAGGGGCTTTCCGGCGACCCCGGCAGATTGCGCCAGGTGCTGTTCAATATTCTCGGAAACGCCATCAAGTTCACGCATGAAGGAGAGGTGCGCCTCTCCATTTATCCAATGGAACGTCCCTCGGCAATGCGCCGCGCCGGATTGCTCATGGCGGTGGAAGACACGGGCATCGGTGTGCCGGAAGATAAGCTGGAGCGCGTGTTCGACACCTTTACCCAGGCGGACGGATCCCACACCAGGGACTACCAGGGTACGGGATTGGGATTGGCCATTGTGCGGCGGCTGTTGCAAATCATGGGCGGAGAGGTGACCATGACCAGCCGTCTGGGCAAGGGTACCACGGTGTGGTTCTGCGTGCCTTTGGATATTCGTCGGTCCGGTTCGGTTCAGGAACGGGATGCACATCATCTGGAATCGGCGCCCTGGCGGGTGCTCGTGGTGGAGGATAACCGGGTCAACCGTGTCATGCTTCAACGGTTTTTGAAGAAGCTCGGCGCCACGGTCACGGCCGTGGAAAACGGCAAACACGCTTTGGATTCTTTGGCTCTGGACACGTTTGACGTGGTGCTCATGGACGTGCAAATGCCGGTCATGGACGGCATTGCCGCTACCCGGGCCATCCGGGCGGGCAAGGCCGGGCCGCGGAACAGGGACGTTCCCATTGCCGCGCTCACGGCGCACGCCATGAGCGGTGATCGCGATCGGTTCCTGGACTCGGGCATGGACGACTATTTGGCCAAGCCCGTCAGTCTGGAGTCGCTGGCCCGCCTGATCCAGCGTTTGACAGGCAAGGCTTCCGGCCAGGGTGCGCCGAACTGACGCGCTCGATACCGGACCGATATCCTATGATTTCTTTTCATGCGGCAGAGGTGTTCTTGACAAAATGATGGATGGCGGGGAAAGGTTGGATTTCGCCTACCCGCAGCCCCTTGGAGCAAGCATGTCGCGTCGCAGTATCCTGCTGGAGTCCGGTACTAACGAGCTTGAAATCGTTGAGTTTTATATGACCGAGGAACCACGCGTGGAAGGCGGGGCTTCGGTCAGCACCTACTATGGCATCAATGTGGCCAAGGTGCTGGAGATTCTTCGTGTGCCGGAACTGACGGACCTGCCCGAAATTTCCCATCCAGCCGTCCTTGGAGCCTTTACCCTGCGGGATCGGATCATCCCACTGGTGGATCTGGGAAAATGGCTCCGCAAAAAGCTGGTTCCTTCCGAGGCAGCCAAGGTGATTGTCACGGAATTCAATAAGACCAGCACGGCCTTTCTGGTATCCGGGGTAACGCGTATTCACCGGCTCAGTTGGGAGGATGTGGAGTCACCCAACCTGTATGTTTCGAGTCTGGCATCCAATTCCATCACCGGTGTGGTCAAGATCGAGGGCCGGATCATTTATTTGTTGGATATGGAAAAGATCGTGGCGGACCTTTGCCCGGAACGGTGTGATCCGGTTCAGGAGGCCGAGGACGTACGCGAGGCGTTGTCCCGGCGTGGGGCGCGGGTGTTGGTGGTGGATGATTCCCTGCTGGCCCGCGGCATGATGCGTGATCACCTGACCCAGGCCGGGGTGCGCGTCACCCAGGCCAAAAATGGGCGAGAGGCGTTGGAACGATTGCTTTCCTGGGCCAAGGAAGCCGCAAAGCGGGGTGAGCCTTTGTCCCACTATGTGCATGCCGTGGTTTCGGACGTGGAAATGCCGGTCATGGACGGGCATAGCCTGACAAAACAGATCAAAGAGCGTTCGGAGTTGCGGGAACTGCCCGTGCTGCTCTGTTCGTCCATCGTGTCTGAAAACCTGGAGCATAAGGGGCAGGCCGTGGGGGCCGATGCCCAGCTTTCCAAGGCGGACATGGCGCAGCTGCCCGAAGTGCTGCTGGAACTTCTTTCCTGAGGGGCTGCTGATCCAGCCACGATCTTGGTCTTTTTATGCAGTGAAACGACCCCTGCTGGTATGCGGGGGCCGTTTCTTTTGTTTTGCGTTGGTCGGCCACGGATCAGGACGTGACGAAGCTGGAAGGGTAGTAGATGCGGACCCGTTCCAAGGCATGCCTTGCCTGGGTTTTGCTGCCTGCGCGGACGCGGACCAGATGCAACGTTCCTCGGCTGGTGCGTCTGGCTGCGACATGGGCCTGGGAAAAGCCTTTACTGCGCAGATGGCGCAGCACCTTGTCCGCATTGCTTCTGTCCCGAAAGGCGCCCACCTGGATTGCGTACTGTGTTTCCCGGACCTGCGCGGTGGGTTGGGGCGGGGGAGCCGGGTTGCCCCGTTGCGGCACAGTGGCGGTGGGAATGGTGCCGCGCGCTGTGGCCGTACCCACGGCCTGCACGCGAACCCTTGCCAGGCCTTTGCGGTCGCTGCCCAGCGCCTGGGCCGCAGCATAGGACAGGTCGATGATCCGGGTACCCACGAATGGACCCCGATCGTTCACCAGCAGGTTGACCCGCTGTCCGTTTTCCAGATTGGTCACGCGGACCACGGTTCCTAGCGGCAGGGTCTTGTGCGCGGCGGTCATCTTGTGCATATCATAGATGTCACCACTGGCCGTGGGCTTTCCGTGAAAGTCCCGTCCGTACCAGGAGGCTATGCCCACTTCGTCATACCCCGCGGCTGTTCGGAGCGGGTAGTAGCGTTTGCCCATGACGGTGTACGGTTTGGTCTTTGGTGCGTACTGCCGACCTGGTGTAACGTCCGGGGAGCGTGTTGCTGTCCCGTGACGCGAGGGAGCGGGTCGGCTGAGTACCCGGTCCACGGTGGCACAGCCGGAAAGCCCGAGCACCAGCGTAAGAACGAGTAGAACAGCGGATCGTTGCATGCGGTCCTCCAACAAAATCAGTGTTTCCGCCAGGTCCCTCCCTGGCGGTGGGCGGCAAAAACAGCCGTCAGCGTGTCAATTTGCAACAGTCGTGCCTAAACCCTTGCGGGGCGGACGTGGTTCACGTATAGCGCGCAAGGCCGGGCATGTTCCGGCGGAGGAGAACATATATGACGACTAGTGTACGAAATGAAAAATTGCGCAATATTGCGATCATTGCGCACGTCGACCACGGCAAGACCACCCTGGTGGACGCCATGTTCCGGCAGTCCGGCCTGTTTCGCGCGAACCAGGAAGTGCAGGACCGTCTCATGGACAGTATGGATCTGGAGCGGGAGCGCGGCATCACCATTGCCGCCAAAAACTGTTCCGTCCAGTTGGGCGACGTAAAGATCAACATCATCGACACCCCCGGCCACGCCGATTTTGGCGGCGAGGTGGAGCGCTCCCTTTCCATGGCGGATGGAGCCGTGCTGTTGGTGGATGCTTCGGAAGGCCCGTTGCCCCAGACTCGGTTCGTGCTGCAAAAGGCGTTGGGCCGCGGTCTGCCCATCATTGTGGTGATCAATAAGATCGACCGCCCCGACGCCCGGGCCGACGAGGTGCTGGACGAAATTTACGACCTGCTCATCGACCTCGGTGCCAATGAAGAGCAGCTGGAGTTTCCGCTGCTGTATGCCATCGGCCGTGAGGGGGTGGCCATGGCCGATCCCGCGGTCAAGGGAACGGACCTGCGCCCCCTGTTCGATCTGATCATGACCGAAATTCCCGGCCCGGCCCACGATGAGGACGCGCCGTTCCAGATGTTGGTTTCGGATTTGAGCTATTCGGACTACCTCGGCCGTCTGGCCGTGGGCAAGGTCTTCAACGGTAAGGCCCACGCCAACGACACCTTGGTGTGCCTGAAAGAGGACGGCACTGCCGCCCCGTTGCGCGTCACCCGCCTGCAAAGCTACGTGGGTCCGCGTCTGGATCCGGCGGAAAGCGTGGAACCCGGCGACATCATCGTGCTTTCCGGCATTGAGGACGTGAAGATCGGGGACACCATCTGCACCAAGGAAGCGCCCAAGGCATTGCCGCGCATCAGCGTGGACGAGCCTACGGTATCCATGCGGTTTTCCATCAATACGTCTCCGCTGGCCGGACGCGAGGGCAAGCTCGTGCAGGCCAATAAGATTCGGGAACGCCTGGAAAAAGAAGCCCTCATGAACGTGGCCATTCGCGTGGAAGACGGTCCGGACCGCGACAGCTTCATCGTCAAGGGTCGGGGTGAATTCCAAATGGCGATCTTGGTGGAAACCATGCGCCGCGAAGGATTCGAGCTGACCGTGGGGCGTCCTGAGGTCATCCTCCGCAAAGAGGACGGCAAGACCCTGGAACCCATCGAGCGGTTGTTCGTGGACTGCGGCGAGGAATTCACGGGCGTGGTCACGGAAAAACTTTCCGCACGCAAAGGCCGCATGGTGAATATGACCAACAACGGCCTGGGCCGG
The Paucidesulfovibrio gracilis DSM 16080 DNA segment above includes these coding regions:
- a CDS encoding glycosyltransferase, coding for MSKNLRILFVHKNPCARAYKEAVALTGLGHSIDIACEKNDQHPDITQYIDTIYKYADYDQLAEIIRKDCWDIVHCHNEPNMPTVVATQNASNCPVVYDCHDVTGLRQQLDPERRENERRCFEESDGVIMVTNTLVDVISKRYNVDNIIALPCYCLVENVPRVQRKKLPGNHLVYQGMILDSGIHPLEYRNYYPFFKAMVEKGIHVHVYCSIFNPKVLSSYIHLDQSTTFFHFHQQVPYEQLLDELGQYQWGLAAFNIEDIHEKDKLLFLNSILPNKLFDYIFSGACPIVMNNATAGKWCEKHGVGYHVHSLDEMLDVLLNSPPIAPVDDLSLISMEKHIRAVEEFYFKLLQE
- the wecB gene encoding non-hydrolyzing UDP-N-acetylglucosamine 2-epimerase; translated protein: MYTVHLVIAARPNIMKVAPVYHALSCKENFSVTLLHTGQHYDPCLSDQLLAELSLPAPQHNFAVGSGSHAHQTAGVLTAYEDFLQETKPDICIVAGDVNSTLACALAAVKLHIPVAHIESGLRSRDRTMPEEINRILTDQLASILWSPSADADANLRSEGIPPEKISRVGNCMIDSLVHLLPSIRKRAAWKSYAARPQSYSVVTLHRPANVDSPQRLYNIIKGLCSLADETQIIFPVHPRTVESLKRLNYHKLLSSHPSIVLIAPLGYLDFLSLVESAATIITDSGGIQEETSYLGIPCLTLRPNTERPITCTMGTNQLVEPNQLPEIYAQTIATTRSAPPKIPLWDGNAGIRIAQDLQNRLDSGIAI
- a CDS encoding PAS domain-containing hybrid sensor histidine kinase/response regulator, translating into MSSKPETVERELRELRRQFRELEREHQVLSEKYERTRAREKAKERLGDISTQAVVSFTSSGNVARCNMAFATLLGAVPEALTGSDLRSELSSAALQRLHTLLDTIQRQGESRGNPWSVEPRDGPSVWLLLDGVFLGGDPEQGTVYCALRPAPGDDATQSLLEDTSHFRTMFYEDPAIRLLIDPERQEIVDANNAAVEFYGYNRQEFQGLPLSSVNPLMKRGLDRALERTRESSRKHFRFKHILKNGEIREVDVFSGPLEMQGRKFVYSVVHDATEWRRAERRLREYSALLSGIMQNSAPMIYAKDRAGRFIYCNVSMCNYLERPQEEILGRTDRELFPEDRAREHRRWDWMTMETGEASTHEVLVWHEDREYYWMVTKFPMRDERQRIFGVCGISTDITERRVAEREVEAMNQQLAAVNEQLLASNEEMQGEVERRRLMEQELREREAQVRGILRAAPVGIGMQRNGVVRWSNEQLAHMLGHTREELDGMSAAKLYPSDAEHARIQRFKEEQLGSHGSSSVETRLRHRDGFELDVLLSFSSLRSGEPDEGVIFSALDVTERNRFVRELERTRDAAEVASRAKGEFVANMSHEIRTPLNGIMGMLQLMGITALTEEQKEYVDTALDSARGLMSVLNDILDFSLIESGKLVLRREPFHLREYLQPVVVMFREQAASKGLDFVLDIHPDVPEGLSGDPGRLRQVLFNILGNAIKFTHEGEVRLSIYPMERPSAMRRAGLLMAVEDTGIGVPEDKLERVFDTFTQADGSHTRDYQGTGLGLAIVRRLLQIMGGEVTMTSRLGKGTTVWFCVPLDIRRSGSVQERDAHHLESAPWRVLVVEDNRVNRVMLQRFLKKLGATVTAVENGKHALDSLALDTFDVVLMDVQMPVMDGIAATRAIRAGKAGPRNRDVPIAALTAHAMSGDRDRFLDSGMDDYLAKPVSLESLARLIQRLTGKASGQGAPN
- a CDS encoding chemotaxis protein, producing the protein MSRRSILLESGTNELEIVEFYMTEEPRVEGGASVSTYYGINVAKVLEILRVPELTDLPEISHPAVLGAFTLRDRIIPLVDLGKWLRKKLVPSEAAKVIVTEFNKTSTAFLVSGVTRIHRLSWEDVESPNLYVSSLASNSITGVVKIEGRIIYLLDMEKIVADLCPERCDPVQEAEDVREALSRRGARVLVVDDSLLARGMMRDHLTQAGVRVTQAKNGREALERLLSWAKEAAKRGEPLSHYVHAVVSDVEMPVMDGHSLTKQIKERSELRELPVLLCSSIVSENLEHKGQAVGADAQLSKADMAQLPEVLLELLS
- a CDS encoding septal ring lytic transglycosylase RlpA family protein, which gives rise to MQRSAVLLVLTLVLGLSGCATVDRVLSRPAPSRHGTATRSPDVTPGRQYAPKTKPYTVMGKRYYPLRTAAGYDEVGIASWYGRDFHGKPTASGDIYDMHKMTAAHKTLPLGTVVRVTNLENGQRVNLLVNDRGPFVGTRIIDLSYAAAQALGSDRKGLARVRVQAVGTATARGTIPTATVPQRGNPAPPPQPTAQVRETQYAIQVGAFRDRSNADKVLRHLRSKGFSQAHVAARRTSRGTLHLVRVRAGSKTQARHALERVRIYYPSSFVTS
- the typA gene encoding translational GTPase TypA yields the protein MTTSVRNEKLRNIAIIAHVDHGKTTLVDAMFRQSGLFRANQEVQDRLMDSMDLERERGITIAAKNCSVQLGDVKINIIDTPGHADFGGEVERSLSMADGAVLLVDASEGPLPQTRFVLQKALGRGLPIIVVINKIDRPDARADEVLDEIYDLLIDLGANEEQLEFPLLYAIGREGVAMADPAVKGTDLRPLFDLIMTEIPGPAHDEDAPFQMLVSDLSYSDYLGRLAVGKVFNGKAHANDTLVCLKEDGTAAPLRVTRLQSYVGPRLDPAESVEPGDIIVLSGIEDVKIGDTICTKEAPKALPRISVDEPTVSMRFSINTSPLAGREGKLVQANKIRERLEKEALMNVAIRVEDGPDRDSFIVKGRGEFQMAILVETMRREGFELTVGRPEVILRKEDGKTLEPIERLFVDCGEEFTGVVTEKLSARKGRMVNMTNNGLGRVRMEFSIPSRSLIGYRDEFLTDTKGTGLLNSYLEGYGEHRGDFPSRRTGSIVCDRAGSAVTYALFHLEPRGQLFVRPNDAVYDGMIVGERNKSGDIEVNPCKEKKLTNMRASGKDESLILTPVKPMSLERAIHFIGEDECVEVTPESIRLRKLALTAQERRRNEKIKKGVA